Genomic segment of Streptomyces zhihengii:
GGCCCGCCTCGACGGCCCGGTCCTCCAGCAGCTCGCGCTCCGTCGAGGTGTCGCCCGAGAACGCCACCCGCATGCCCTGCCGCAGCCGCCCGCCCGGCTCGTAGCGGCCCGGGTTCGGATGGGGGCACGGCGGCCGCTTGCGCGAGGGGCGCCAGCCGTGCCCGTACGAGGACTGGTAGCCGACCCGCGGGGCCGCCGGGGACTGTGTCCACTCCGTCAGCGGCAGGCACTCCAGGAGCGGCAGGCGCACCCCGTCGCGGGCCGCCGCGTGCAGGCTCGGCCGGAACGCCTCCGCCAGCACCCGGGCGTCGTCCAGGGCGTGGTGGGCGCGCTGCTGCACGACGCCGAAGTGGGCGGCGAGCGACTCCAGCTTGAGGTTGGGCAGCGGGAGGCGGAGCTCCTTGGCGAGGGCGATGGTGCACAGCCGCTGCCGGGTCGGGGCCTGGCCGCGGGCGCGTGCGTACTCCCGGGAGATCATGCCCCAGTCGAACGAGGCGTTGTGCGCGACCAGTACGCGCCCTTCGAGACGCGACGACAGCTCCCCGGCGATCTCGCCGAACAGCGGGGCGCCCTCCAGCACGTCGCTCGTCAGACCGTGGATCCACACCGGGCCCGGATCACGCTCGGGGTTGACCAGCGTGTACCAGTGGTCCTCGACCCGTCCCCGGGCGTCGAGCCGGTAGACGGCGGCGGAGATTATCCGGTCGTCGCGGGCGAGGCCGGTGGTCTCCACGTCGACGACCGCGTACCCGGAGGGGTACGCGGCCGGCCACGCCGTCGCTGCGGTCGTACGGTCGTCGAGCATGGTCACAGAGAATACGGGCCGCCGCCGACAGCGTTCCCCCGCCCCGTCCGCCGCCGCCCCGCCCCCGCCGGGCCGCGCCCGCTCCGGCGGCAAGCCCCTTTCGTGGTCAGCGGGTTGACGCCGTGTCCCGCGCAGGGGGTGAGACCCTGCGGGACGTGACGGACGAGACGCACGGCGCGGGACCCGGGAAGGAACCCGGCGGCGAGGGCGCCGGACAGGCGGACGAGGAGCACGGCGAGACGCACGGCGGGGGCCTCGGCACCCGCCTCAACTGGCTGCGCGCCGCCGTCCTCGGGGCCAACGACGGCATCGTCTCCACGGCGGGCCTCGTCGTCGGCGTCGCCGGCGCGACGGCCGACCGGGCCGCCCTGCTCACCGCCGGCCTCGCCGGGCTGCTCGCGGGCTCCATGTCGATGGCGGCCGGTGAGTACGTGAGCGTCTCCACCCAGCGGGACTCCGAGAAGGCGGCGCTGGCGGCCGAGCGGCGCGAGCTGAGGGAGCAGCCGGAAGCCGAACTCGACGAGCTGACCGAGCTGCTGACCGACCGGGGGCTGTCGCCGGACGTGGCCAGGGAGGCCGCCGTCCAGCTCACCGAACGCGACGCGCTGCGCGCCCACGCCCGGGTGGAGCTCGGAATCGACCCGGACGAGCTCACCAACCCCTGGCACGCGGCGGGCGCCAGCTTCCTCGCCTTCACCGTCGGCGCGCTGCTCCCGCTGCTGGCCATCGTGCTCCCGCCGGCCGGCGCGCGGCTGTACGTGACCGTGCTGTCGGTGCTCGCCGCGCTCGCCGTCACCGGCTGGTGGAGCGCCCGCCTCGGCGCGGCGCCGCCCCGCCCCGCGATCCTGCGCAACACCGGCGGCGGCGCCCTCGCGATGGCGGTGACGTACGCGGCGGGGAGCCTGCTGGGGGCGACGGGGCTCTGAGACGGGGGCGTACCGTGTGGGTGGTACATCCGTTCCCGCACCGCCAAGGACCAGCACCATGCGCGCCACCGTCATCCACGCCCCGCACGACATACGCGTGGAGGAGGTGGCCGACCCGGTCGTCCGGCAGCCGGCCGACGCCGTGGTGCGCGTGCTGCGGGCCTGCATCTGCGGCAGCGACCTGTGGGCCTACCGCGGCGAGTCGGCACGGCAGCCCGGCCAGCGCATCGGACACGAGTTCCTCGGCGTCGTCGAGGCGACCGGCGCGGACGTGACCGCCTTCGCGCCCGGCGACCTCGTCGTCGCCCCGTTCGTCTGGTCCGACGGCACCTGCGACTACTGCGCCGAAGGGCTCCACACCTCCTGCCCGCAGGGCGGCTTCTGGGGGTCGGTGGGCTCCGACGGCGGCCAGGGCGAGGCGGTCAGGGTGCCCTTCGCCGACGGCACCCTGGTCAAGCTGCCCGCGGACGCCGCGTCCGACGACCGGCTGCTGACCGCGCTGCTCGCCCTCTCCGACGTGCTGGGCACCGGCCACCACGCCGCCGTGGGCGCCGGGGTCACCCGCGGCTCGACGGTCGCCGTCGTCGGCGACGGCGCCGTGGGCCTGTGCGGGGTGCTCGCCGCCAGGCGCCTGGGCGCCGAGCGGATCATCGCGCTCGGCCGCCACACGGCGCGCACCGACATCGCCCGCCTCTTCGGCGCCACGGACGTCGTCGCCGCCCGGGGCGAGGAGGCCGTCGCCGCCGTGCGCGAACTGACCGGCGGCCACGGCGCCCGGGCGGTCATCGAGGCCGTCGGCACCGAGCAGTCGATGCGCACCGCCGTCGGCATCACCCGCGACGGCGGCGCGATCGGCTACGTCGGCGTCCCGCACGGCAGCGGGACCGGCCTCGACCTGTCCGTCATGTTCGACCGCAACATCGCGCTGCGCGGCGGCGTCGCGCCGGTGCGCGCGTACATCCCCGAACTGCTCCCGGACGTGCTCGACGGCACCGTCGACCCCTCGCCCGTCTTCGACCTGGCCGTCCCCCTCGACGGGGTGCCCGGCGGCTACCGGGCGATGGACGAGCGCACCGCCCTGAAGGTCCTCGTCACCCCCTGACGGGCGCCGTCCCGCCGGGCCGGGCGCGCCAGGCCGGCGCGTCCGCGCCCAGCAGGCCCGAGGGCGCGGCCCAGTCCTCGGGACCGCCGGCGTAGGCGACGGCCGGGCGGGCGTGGCGCAGCACGCCGCGGGGCGTGGCCCGCTCGGTGAGCCAGCGGCCCTCCGCGTACCCCTCCGGGGCGGGGGCCGGCCCCGCGTCCAGGCCGTGGGTGAGCCAGGCGGCCGTCTGCGCGAGGGCGACCTCCACCAGCCGGGCGCCCCCCGCCGTGTGCTGCTCCGTCAGCGACCGCAGCACGCCCGCGGCCAGCAGATACCCGGATCCGTGGTCCAGCGCCTGGGTCGGCAGCGCACCGGGGGACGCGCCGCCGCCCTCCTCCAGCGCGATGCCCGACGCCGCCTGCACCAGGCTGTCGAAGCCGCGGCGGCCGGCCCAGGGCCCGTGCCGCCCCCAGGCCGAGAGCCGGGCGACCACCAGACCGGGGCGCCGGGCCGCCAGCTCCCGCGGGGTCAGGGCGTACCGGTCCAGCGCGCCGGGGCGATAGCCGGTCAGGACCACGTCGGCCGAGGCGAGCAGCTCCTCGAAGACGCCGCGGTCGTCGCGCCGGGCCAGGTCCAGCAGGGCCGACCGCTTGCCGAGGCCCGTGTCGTCGTGGGCGTCCTGGCTCTCCGGCAGACCGGGGGAGTCGATCCGCAGCACGTCCGCCCCCAGCAGCGCCAGGGTGCGCGAGGCCACCGGCCCCGCCAGCACCCGGGTGAGGTCGAGCACCCGCAGCCCCGCGCACGGCAGACCGGGGCCGGCCGGGGCGCGCCGGGGGCCCTCGCCGCCGATCCGGTCCGTCACCAGCAGCGGCCGCCCGGCCACCGCCGCACCCTGGGGGTGGGCCGCCCACTCGTCGGCCGTGCGCACGGCGACGGCCAGGCCGCCCGCGGCGTACACGGTCTCCTCGACATCCCGTGCGCGCCGCCCGCCGAGCACCGCCGCGACGGCGGCGACACCCCCGTCCTCCCGGGCGTCCGTGTCCTTCGGCAGGCCGAGCGCGGCCAGCAGCCGCGCCCGGTGGTGCGGATAGTTGGCGTGGGTGCGCACCCAGCCGTCGGCCGTCCGCCAGAAGCGGGACAGCGGCGCGAACGTCGTCGGCGCGACGCCGCCGACCCGCACCAGCCGGTCGCCGAGGAAGGCCGTGGTGACCGCGCCGTCGTCGACCGTCACGGCGGGGACGCCGCCCCCGCCGCGCAGGGCGGCCAGTTCGGCGGCGGCCAGCGAGCAGACCGCCACCGCGGACCGCGCCAGCTCCCGCACCGGCAGCCGGGACGGCAGCGCGCCGGCTCCCGTGAACGTCACCCGTTCCAGCAGGGCCGGGGCGCCGCCGAGGGCCGCCCAGGCCCCGGCGGTGCCGCTCGCAGGACCGGCGGTGTCCCGGGGCGCGCCGGGAGATGTGTGAGCCATGCAGGCAGTGTGCCACCGGCGCCGGGCACGCGAAGGGGCCCGGTGCGTCACCGCACCGGGCCCCTCGTCGGACGGAGCGGCTACCAGCGCACGGCGTCCAGGGCGTCGGCGACGCCCGTGCCGTAGAAGCCGTTGTCACGCTTCGTGCCCTCGCACACGGCGTCGACGGTGCCGTCGCCGTTGAAGTCGTACGGGTTGGTGCACGGCCTGTCGTCGGCCTGGGCGTACAGCAGACCCTTCACCAGCGCCGGGGGCGCGTAGGGGTGGGTCGACTTGATCAGCGCGACGACACCCGCGACGTGCGGGGAGGCCATCGAGGTACCGGCCTTGTAGCCGTAGCCGCCGCCCGGGAGCGTGGACAGGATGCGGCCGTCGACGGCGGGCGCGTCCGGCGTCTGGTAGCGGGTCGAGTCGCCGCCGGGGGCGGAGATGTCGACGACGCCGAGGCCGTAGTTGGAGTACGAGGACTTCAGGTCCTTCGCGCCCAGCGCGGAGACCGTCACGACGCCCGGCAGGAAGCCCGGGATGTCGAGGCACTCGCGCGGGTTGATCTTCCGCTCGACCGGCGTGCTGTCGTTCGGGCTGGACGTGTCGGTGATCTCGTCCGCCGCCAGGTCACGGGCGGTGTTGCCGGCCGCCGCGACGTTCACGGTGCCCTTGCCCTCCGCGTAGCGGGTGGCGCGGGCGACGGCCTCGACCAGGGCCTTCTGGTCGGGGTCCTTCTTGCAGTTGTACAGCCACGGGTCCGTGTAGTAGCTGTTGTTGGTCACGTCGACGCCGTGCTCGGCCGCCCACACGAAGCCGCAGACGACGGCCTCCGTGTAGAAGAACCCGTCCGGCTGCGAGACCTTGATGCCCGACACCTTCACACCGGGCGCGACACCCGTGATGCCGGTGCCGTTCTTGGCGGCGGCGACGGTGCCCGCGACATGGGTGCCGTGGTCCGACTCGCCGGGGCCCGGGCGCCAGGCGCCGTCGGCCGTGTTCGGCGCGCCGCCCACGCAGCTCACCGAGGCCGCGCGGTCGAAGTTGGGCGCCAGGTCCGGGTGGGTGTCGTCGACACCGGTGTCGATGACACCGACCGTGACCTTCTTGCTGCCGAGCGACTTCTGGTGGGCCTTGTCCGCCTTGATGGCGGGCAGGTCCCACTGGAGCGGCTCGAGCGGGTCCTGGCCCGCGACGGCGTCGGCCGCCGCGGCCTTCGCCTCCTCGGCGCTCAGCGGACGCTCCGAGTCGATGGCCATGTCGCCGGCCGTCGAGATGGGGGCGGTGCGCGTGGCACCGGCCGATTCGACGCCGCGCGCCTGACGGATCGTCTGCCCGAACGCAGGGTTCTGCGAGTGGACGACGATGACGCCTATCTGGTCGTACGCGTACACGATCGTGCCGCCGGCCGCGGCTATCGCCTTCTTGACCGCCTTGGCGTTGCCGTGCCCGCCCTTGACGTTGACCACGTAGGACAGCTTGGGGCCGTCCGTCGACACCGCGGCCGGGACATCACTGGTGACAGCCGCCGACGCCGTACCCGTCGGCAGGAATCCCAGCGAAGCCGTGAGCGCCAGACCGGCGGGCAGCGCGAGCGCACGCCGTCGTCTGGATCCCAGATGAGCCATGGGTTCTCCACATCATCCGTGACAACCGCCCAGACACCCCTTGCGAATGGGCGCGTTCATGACGAGTGAAGCTATCGCTGATCATGTCGGCACTTCAATGGATCCGGGCAACGGATGCCACCGGAAGGGCCCGCGGGCGGCCCGCGGGCGGCACGGAGACGGCGCGGTGCCGGCGCGGTGCCGGCAGGAAAAAGAACCGGCGTGAACCGGTTCGGCGCGCACGCCGTGCCGTTGTCAGGGAGTGGAACAGCAACCGGCCACCCCCGCCCGCACCACCTCCCTGACCCCGATCACCGCACCCGCGTCGCGAGGAGATTCCGTGACCACCGATGCACCGCCGCCCCCCGGCGGCTCGGACACCAGCCCGGCCCAGCCCACGACGGAGCAGTTCGTCCAGGTGCAGGAGAGTCCGGAATTCGGCGAACTGCGCAGTACGTACCGTTCCTTCGCCTTTCCGCTGACCGTCGCCTTCATCACCTGGTACCTGCTCTACGTCCTGCTCTCGAACTACGCGGGCGGCTTCATGGGCACCAAGCTCTTCGGCAACATCAACGTCGCCCTCGTGCTGGGCCTCGCCCAGTTCCTCACCACGTTCCTCATCGCCTGGTTCTACTCGCGGCACGCGGCCGCGAAGCTCGACCCGAAGGCGGACGCCATCAAGTCCCGTATGGAGGCCGACGTATGAGCCCCGCCCTGCACCTCGCGGCGGAGAACGCCACCACCGAGCACCGGCCGCTGATCATCACCCTGTTCGCCGCCTTCGTCGTGGCGACCCTCTTCATCACCGTGTGGGCCGGACGCCAGACCAAGGACGCGTCCGACTTCTACGCGGGCGGCCGCCAGTTCACCGGCTTCCAGAACGGCCTCGCCATCTCCGGCGACTACATGTCCGCCGCGTCCTTCCTCGGCATCGCCGGCGCCATCGCCCTCTTCGGCTACGACGGCTTCCTCTACTCCATCGGCTTCCTGGTCGCCTGGCTGGTGGCCCTGCTCCTGGTCGCCGAACCGCTGCGCAACTCGGGCCGCTACACGATGGGCGACGTGCTCGCCTACCGGATGCGCCAGCGGCCCGTCCGCACCGCCGCCGGCACCTCCACCATCGTCGTCTCGATCTTCTACCTGCTCGCGCAGATGGCGGGCGCGGGCGTCCTCGTCTCGCTGCTGCTCGGCATCACCAGCGACGCCGGAAAGGTCGCGATCGTCGCCCTGGTCGGCCTGCTGATGATCGTCTACGTCACCATCGGCGGCATGAAGGGCACCACCTGGGTCCAGATGGTCAAGGCCGTCCTGCTCATCGCGGGCACCCTGCTCATCACCTTCATGGTGCTGTGGAAGTTCAACTTCAACATCTCCGACCTGCTCGGCAAGGCCGCCGAGAACAGCAAGCACGGCGCGGCGTTCCTGGAGCCCGGGCTGAAGTACGGCGCCACCGAGACCTCGAAGCTGGACTTCATCTCGCTGGGCATCGCCCTGGTGCTCGGCACCGCCGGCCTGCCGCACATCCTGATCCGCTTCTACACCGTCCCCACCGCCAAGGCCGCCCGCAAGTCCGTGAACTGGGCCATCGGCATCATCGGCGCCTTCTACCTGATGACCATCGCGCTCGGCTTCGGCGCCGCCGCGATCGTCGGGCCGGAGACGATCACCGAGTCCAACAAGGCGGGCAACACGGCCGCGCCGCTGCTCGCCCTGCACATCGGCGGCACCGACTCGGCCTGGGGCGCGATCCTGCTCGCGGTGATCTCCGCCGTCGCCTTCGCGACCATCCTCGCCGTGGTGGCCGGCCTCACCCTGGCCTCCTCCTCGTCCTTCGCGCACGACATCTACGCCAACGTCATCCGCAGGGGACAGGCCACCGACAAGGAGGAGGTCCGCGCGGCCCGCTGGGCGACCGTCTTCATCGGCATCGTCTCCATCGGGCTCGGCGCCCTCGCCCGCGACCTGAACGTCGCCGGCCTGGTGGCCCTCGCCTTCGCCGTCGCGGCCTCCGCGAACCTGCCGACGATCCTCTACAGCCTCTTCTGGAAGCGGTTCACCACCCAGGGCGCCCTGTGGTCGATCTACGGCGGCCTCGCGACCTCCGTGCTGCTGGTCCTCTTCTCCCCGGTGGTCTCCGGCAAGGCCAGCTCGATGTTCCCGGACGTCGACTTCGCCTGGTTCCCGCTGGAGAACCCGGGCCTCATCTCCATCCCGGTCGGCTTCCTGCTCGGCTGGCTCGGCTCCCTGCTCTCCAAGGAGGAGCCGGACAAGGGCAAGTACGCGGAGCTGGAGGTGAAGTCCCTGACCGGCGTGGGGGCCCACTGACCGGACAGACGTACCGGGTGGCGCGGCCGTGTCGTAGGGTCCTACGACACGGCCGCGCCCCGGCTCGTGTCAATCGGACCGGTTCGCCGGCGGCGCCCTGGCGTAGGCTCGAAAGCGTCGTATCCGCGAACCGGGGAGGGGGCCCACAGTGCTCATCGACACCTATGGCCGGGTGGCCACCGACCTGCGCGTCTCCCTGACGGACCGCTGCAACCTGCGGTGCACGTACTGCATGCCCGAAGAGGGCCTGCAATGGCTGGGGAAGAGCGATCTGCTCACCGACGACGAGATCGTGCGGCTGATCCGCCTCGCCGTCACCGGCCTCGGCGTCGAGGAGGTGCGCTTCACCGGCGGCGAGCCCCTGCTGCGCCCCGGACTCGTCGGCATCGTCGAGCGGGTCGCCGCGCTGGAGCCGCGCCCCCGGATGTCGCTCACCACCAACGGCATCGGCCTCGGCCGCACCGCCGCCGCCCTGAAGGAAGCCGGTCTCGACCGGGTCAACGTCTCCCTCGACACCCTGCGGCCCGACGTCTTCAAGACCCTCACCCGGCGCGACCGCCACCACGACGTCCTCGCCGGCCTCGAAGCGGCCCGCGCCGCCGGCCTCACCCCGGTCAAGGTCAACGCCGTCCTGATGCCCGGCCTCAACGACGACGAGGCCCCCGAGCTGCTGGCCTGGGCCGTCGAGCACGACTACGAGCTGCGCTTCATCGAGCAGATGCCGCTGGACGCCCAGCACGGCTGGAAGCGCGACGGGATGATCACCGCGGGTGACATCCTGGCCTCCCTGCGCACCCGCTTCACCCTGACCCCCGAGGGCGACGGGGCCCGCGGATCCGCACCCGCCGAGCGCTGGCTCGTCGACGGGGGACCGCAGCGCGTCGGGGTCATCGCCTCGGTGACCCGCCCCTTCTGCCGCGCCTGCGACCGCACCCGGCTCACCGCCGACGGGCAGGTGCGCAACTGCCTCTTCGCCACCGAGGAGACCGATCTGCGGACGGCGCTGCGCTCGGACGCCCCCGACGAGGAGATCGCCCGGATCTGGAAGCAGGCCATGTGGGGAAAGAAGGCCGGATCCGGACTGGACGATCCGTCCTTCCTTCAGCCCGAGCGGCCGATGTCAGCCATCGGCGGCTGATTCCCCGGCGGCCTCCCGGCGCTGCCACTCGGCCAGCGCCACCACGTCCTTCAGGAAGCCCCGCACTCCGAGGAACTGCGACAGGTGCTCGCGGTGCTCCTCGCAGGCCAGCCACGTCTTGCGGCGCTCGGGGGTGTGCAGCTTGGGGTTGTTCCAGGCGAGGACCCAGACGGCCGCCGTGCGGCAGCCCTTCGCGGAACAGACCGGGGTTTCGTCACTCACCGGATCATTGTCGCAACATGGCGACGCCGAGCAGCCACGGGGGGAGCTGCCCGGCGTCGGTCCGTCGCTCCGACGGGGGATGCGGAGCGCGTACGAAGTATGTCACGGGTAACGGCCCGGCGGGCACAGGAACTTCATGATTGATCTGAGCTTTTCTTGAGGTTCTCGGACTGTCCGGTTTCCGGGCGTCCGGCGGCGGGGAGCGCCGCGGCCGCGGGGTGCGCGGGCCCCGGCAGATACGCCGAGGGCAGCGACGGCGCGTTCTCCCGGCCCGCGTTGGCGATGACGACCGCGACATACGGCAGCAGCACGCCCAGCGCCAGGGCCACCACGGCCACATGGCGTTCGACGTCCCACAGCACCGCGGCCAGCACGACCGACACCGTCCGCACCGACATCGAGATCACGTAGCGCCGCTGCCTGCCGCGCACGTCGTCGGCGAGGCCCTGGCGCGCGCCCGTGATCCGGAAGACCTCCGGCTCACCCCGTCTGTGCATGCTCCACCACCCGCATCCCGCGCCGGACGTTCCCGGACGGCCGTCCCTGACAGTCACCCCACGGTACGCCGGGGCCCGCGCCGCCACGAGAGGGGGTGGCCCGCCCCGGAGCGCCGGCCGGCCCCCGCCCCGGGCCGGATCCGCCCCGGGCCCGTCGCCGTCCGAGCCTGTCACGGGCCCGGCGGGCGGCCGCCCCCGACGTGCGGCCCGCCGCAAGCGGGCAGAGACTGACAGGCGTAACGGCTCACACGGAGCGGTTCGAGGAGGCGGACATGGGCTGGTTGTGGGCGATCATCGTGGGATTCGTGCTCGGCCTGATCGCGAAGGCGATCAT
This window contains:
- a CDS encoding DUF485 domain-containing protein, giving the protein MTTDAPPPPGGSDTSPAQPTTEQFVQVQESPEFGELRSTYRSFAFPLTVAFITWYLLYVLLSNYAGGFMGTKLFGNINVALVLGLAQFLTTFLIAWFYSRHAAAKLDPKADAIKSRMEADV
- a CDS encoding VIT1/CCC1 transporter family protein gives rise to the protein MRAAVLGANDGIVSTAGLVVGVAGATADRAALLTAGLAGLLAGSMSMAAGEYVSVSTQRDSEKAALAAERRELREQPEAELDELTELLTDRGLSPDVAREAAVQLTERDALRAHARVELGIDPDELTNPWHAAGASFLAFTVGALLPLLAIVLPPAGARLYVTVLSVLAALAVTGWWSARLGAAPPRPAILRNTGGGALAMAVTYAAGSLLGATGL
- a CDS encoding DUF3099 domain-containing protein; amino-acid sequence: MHRRGEPEVFRITGARQGLADDVRGRQRRYVISMSVRTVSVVLAAVLWDVERHVAVVALALGVLLPYVAVVIANAGRENAPSLPSAYLPGPAHPAAAALPAAGRPETGQSENLKKSSDQS
- a CDS encoding zinc-dependent alcohol dehydrogenase family protein, which gives rise to MRATVIHAPHDIRVEEVADPVVRQPADAVVRVLRACICGSDLWAYRGESARQPGQRIGHEFLGVVEATGADVTAFAPGDLVVAPFVWSDGTCDYCAEGLHTSCPQGGFWGSVGSDGGQGEAVRVPFADGTLVKLPADAASDDRLLTALLALSDVLGTGHHAAVGAGVTRGSTVAVVGDGAVGLCGVLAARRLGAERIIALGRHTARTDIARLFGATDVVAARGEEAVAAVRELTGGHGARAVIEAVGTEQSMRTAVGITRDGGAIGYVGVPHGSGTGLDLSVMFDRNIALRGGVAPVRAYIPELLPDVLDGTVDPSPVFDLAVPLDGVPGGYRAMDERTALKVLVTP
- a CDS encoding DEDDh family exonuclease — encoded protein: MLDDRTTAATAWPAAYPSGYAVVDVETTGLARDDRIISAAVYRLDARGRVEDHWYTLVNPERDPGPVWIHGLTSDVLEGAPLFGEIAGELSSRLEGRVLVAHNASFDWGMISREYARARGQAPTRQRLCTIALAKELRLPLPNLKLESLAAHFGVVQQRAHHALDDARVLAEAFRPSLHAAARDGVRLPLLECLPLTEWTQSPAAPRVGYQSSYGHGWRPSRKRPPCPHPNPGRYEPGGRLRQGMRVAFSGDTSTERELLEDRAVEAGLHVATSVSRLTSLLVTNDPGASTSKAVKAAAYGTPVVDEAAFTQLLGDVLPAAPGAARGRPPGPAPASE
- a CDS encoding S8 family peptidase, yielding MAHLGSRRRRALALPAGLALTASLGFLPTGTASAAVTSDVPAAVSTDGPKLSYVVNVKGGHGNAKAVKKAIAAAGGTIVYAYDQIGVIVVHSQNPAFGQTIRQARGVESAGATRTAPISTAGDMAIDSERPLSAEEAKAAAADAVAGQDPLEPLQWDLPAIKADKAHQKSLGSKKVTVGVIDTGVDDTHPDLAPNFDRAASVSCVGGAPNTADGAWRPGPGESDHGTHVAGTVAAAKNGTGITGVAPGVKVSGIKVSQPDGFFYTEAVVCGFVWAAEHGVDVTNNSYYTDPWLYNCKKDPDQKALVEAVARATRYAEGKGTVNVAAAGNTARDLAADEITDTSSPNDSTPVERKINPRECLDIPGFLPGVVTVSALGAKDLKSSYSNYGLGVVDISAPGGDSTRYQTPDAPAVDGRILSTLPGGGYGYKAGTSMASPHVAGVVALIKSTHPYAPPALVKGLLYAQADDRPCTNPYDFNGDGTVDAVCEGTKRDNGFYGTGVADALDAVRW
- the moaA gene encoding GTP 3',8-cyclase MoaA codes for the protein MLIDTYGRVATDLRVSLTDRCNLRCTYCMPEEGLQWLGKSDLLTDDEIVRLIRLAVTGLGVEEVRFTGGEPLLRPGLVGIVERVAALEPRPRMSLTTNGIGLGRTAAALKEAGLDRVNVSLDTLRPDVFKTLTRRDRHHDVLAGLEAARAAGLTPVKVNAVLMPGLNDDEAPELLAWAVEHDYELRFIEQMPLDAQHGWKRDGMITAGDILASLRTRFTLTPEGDGARGSAPAERWLVDGGPQRVGVIASVTRPFCRACDRTRLTADGQVRNCLFATEETDLRTALRSDAPDEEIARIWKQAMWGKKAGSGLDDPSFLQPERPMSAIGG
- a CDS encoding solute symporter family protein; protein product: MSPALHLAAENATTEHRPLIITLFAAFVVATLFITVWAGRQTKDASDFYAGGRQFTGFQNGLAISGDYMSAASFLGIAGAIALFGYDGFLYSIGFLVAWLVALLLVAEPLRNSGRYTMGDVLAYRMRQRPVRTAAGTSTIVVSIFYLLAQMAGAGVLVSLLLGITSDAGKVAIVALVGLLMIVYVTIGGMKGTTWVQMVKAVLLIAGTLLITFMVLWKFNFNISDLLGKAAENSKHGAAFLEPGLKYGATETSKLDFISLGIALVLGTAGLPHILIRFYTVPTAKAARKSVNWAIGIIGAFYLMTIALGFGAAAIVGPETITESNKAGNTAAPLLALHIGGTDSAWGAILLAVISAVAFATILAVVAGLTLASSSSFAHDIYANVIRRGQATDKEEVRAARWATVFIGIVSIGLGALARDLNVAGLVALAFAVAASANLPTILYSLFWKRFTTQGALWSIYGGLATSVLLVLFSPVVSGKASSMFPDVDFAWFPLENPGLISIPVGFLLGWLGSLLSKEEPDKGKYAELEVKSLTGVGAH
- a CDS encoding CoA transferase yields the protein MAHTSPGAPRDTAGPASGTAGAWAALGGAPALLERVTFTGAGALPSRLPVRELARSAVAVCSLAAAELAALRGGGGVPAVTVDDGAVTTAFLGDRLVRVGGVAPTTFAPLSRFWRTADGWVRTHANYPHHRARLLAALGLPKDTDAREDGGVAAVAAVLGGRRARDVEETVYAAGGLAVAVRTADEWAAHPQGAAVAGRPLLVTDRIGGEGPRRAPAGPGLPCAGLRVLDLTRVLAGPVASRTLALLGADVLRIDSPGLPESQDAHDDTGLGKRSALLDLARRDDRGVFEELLASADVVLTGYRPGALDRYALTPRELAARRPGLVVARLSAWGRHGPWAGRRGFDSLVQAASGIALEEGGGASPGALPTQALDHGSGYLLAAGVLRSLTEQHTAGGARLVEVALAQTAAWLTHGLDAGPAPAPEGYAEGRWLTERATPRGVLRHARPAVAYAGGPEDWAAPSGLLGADAPAWRARPGGTAPVRG